ctgtggttctttggcctaaagagagagaggagaaaaagacaggagaaaaagattattatgagtattgatgtgatatgaatttgaatttgttgcacatccttggttgttttttatacgtgtaatgagtgtatacgtatccagtaagtgttctctaatactgtgtattcacccactatgggatatgtatatgggtagacaaaactgagttgtcatgtgtgaggagtaaactcacatcactctgcaggcacattttgaggcagaccagttcatcagaaccaaacagggcaagaccaggctgagagcagatgctgtttgcaccatttttgtgcatcgccccgcactcagaaagaggaagccccctgcacaatacgaaatgacagaaagaagaaacggtTAAAAGATGGTCAGCTTGGAAGCAAGAGCCAATCCACAAAGGTGAAAAACAACTCCAGTAGCCGAGCTTCAAAATCCAACAACCCCCAAACAGCTCCAAATCAAGCCCATTAGACAGAAACATTTGGACTAATCATTACTCCTACAagtaaatctgcttattaagaggtggataattcactaaaatgctttaattcacattttaacgcacatgttaatttgattctgatgtccttataatacacaatcagattttttaagcgtactaacctgtaaaagtgtatcacagatggtccactggtccagcttgactgcgctgctcgtatttgctgtaATCAAACGGGTCCGttggagtgaacggagatggcgcgactctctctctatatggttctggttcagagggactaggcaggggacgaggtctaggaggagagcagaggtcggtacacggggAAGGCAGTAACACGGAGAGACCGCTCGGTACGTGGCATGGCACCAATACTTCACAAGAAGAGTGAGAGGGAAGATTAAATAGTTGCGATGGGGAGgcgcgatgagcggcaggtgaaccgcatctacACGGAGATCATGTGCGGTTCCTCACACTTTCACTTCAGTGCTTGAACCATTTTCGCCATATGCTCCTCCACCATCGTCCCAGAGTTCTCTTCTCAGAGCCCTCAGGTTTTCCGTCTTTCTTCACAAACGCTCTAGCCACCATTTGCTTCAGGCGGCATGAAGCCTTATTCCTTCTCAACTCTTCTTCTAGCTCCCCCTTTATCTTTTCATTCTCCTTCATCTTTTGTCTAAGTTCTTCTACTTCACTCAGTCGTGCCTTTTCGTTTTCTTGGTAGAAGAAGATCTCGTGCCTAAGCTTgatcttctccagctcctccctcgcTGTGTACTCGGCCAACCTTCTCATCTCCTTTATACACTCCTCCTCCATTagcttcctctcctcttcaaccaccctcttttcatcctccagttccttaagtctgttcttcatttcttctctctctcttgcccactCCTTTTCCATCTTCTTGTACTCACTGACCATCTCTCTGTTTTTTATCATCTCTGTGTCTATTTGATCTGTGGCTTTATTAATCCTGGATATCATATTTTCAATTGTCATCTTGAACATCTCCTCCTGTTCACTCAGCGTCTGTGTGTAATCCTTTGTTTGTTCCTCACTTCTTTTCAGAATTTCACTTTCCATCTCAGTCTGTATACTGCAGTCCATCTTCTTTCTTATAACTCTCCACTGTCCACTACTGTATTAATTAGTTGTATGTTCAGCTGTGATGCTGTACAGTCTTTCCTTTTTCTCAACAAATATCACACTGGTGTCGACTGCCTTGACGTGCGGCCTTATATACGTTCGGTTATGTTGTGTTATGTCGTTACTATAGAAACGGAATTCTACTACTTACCAACGTCATGTATTGTGACGTCATTTCGATTAATCAATTCATAACATCTAAGTAAACAAAAAACATACTGTGGTTATAGAATTTTAGTACGCAACTTACtaaaaatatatgaatatatatatatattactttaTTCAGTAATAGTTGTTCCTTTTTAATAATAAGTTCATTATTatacatttcttttttttaagaaaaaaaaataaaaatatgcaGAAGTACCACAATATACCGCAGCATGAATGAATTTACATTTGAGACTGTTCGTATCTACTGCCATTTTAATTTGGGCAAATTAATTCTACtttaaataatacatttaaataaaggaGTAATGAGATGGAATTGAATGAATTACATTAGAAAAGGAGCACCCTGGCAGCAAAGTAGATACCTGTcacgttttttatttaaaaataaggaAAATTTTCCGCTGGTCGCTGCGATCATTCCCTCCAGCCCAATCAAGGTCCaggaccccttatattttacacgacgtcttcacttttttgatagaaacaccttctctctcgttacattcatccatctctgattagtttttcgggtttgttgttcccgctgtcagcgctaatctcgcgagaactgacactcggGCTACTGCAGGTTGCCATTCTCGCGAGACTAGCGACATAGTTCAGTTTGGAGAGGCGCTTGAATGCTTTTAAGATATATACTATATTACAATACGGGAATTTACGGGGAAATATTAATACGGGAGGACATCGGGAAAGAGGGGTAAAATATGGTAGTAGTTTCCCAGCCAAAACGGGAGAGTTGACAGGTATGCTCTATGCCAGGGGtgggcaacctttgagacatggagtgtaATGAGTGTGTGGCACTATCGGCAAATAAAAttggagtgtaaattgttaggggagtggaggtgtaaatggacacaaattaagtattatatcacgatcgatcgccaagtatatgCACACAAAGACAGGACTGAAACGAGTCTTGATCACATGGGTGGACAAGTCAAGCCTCATCTGACAATGTGAAATATGGGAAATCTGATCTATAATGTGtgttcacaaatgtgagaaatgtTTGATTATGCACCAGTGAACTGAAGCCATTTGAATGTCTAGCATTACCTGAACCGCTCCATGGGTCTTCAGTTCAACTTCTTTTCAGGGTGTGTTGGGTCTGCAGGACTGATGGTTGCTAAGATCCTGCGGCGCGTGCGTCTGTGAATGTCAAGCGATGTGTGCAGCTCAGTCCATCAGTCCCGCAGCAGGGTTGAGATCCAGACCCAAACCAGCTGTGAGTACACGTGCGTCTTGATTCGTTAGGTCAAACAAAACGAAAGATGATTTGATCATTGGTGTGTTTACACGATGCTCTAATGTGATAAAGGACGTTATAAACGACGCGCAAGCAGCTCTTAAACATGCACGTTCGCCTTTATTATATCCACTTTCATTTAGTTGGTAAACGTTTAGCTTCAAGAAGCAGCATAGTACTAACACGATACAGTGCGTAACTCTTAAGACATTTTGGTGGATACACATGTGGGACTGGAATGTGTGAGTCTTTTATTTCCCACCAGACCGGACCGCGTTTACTGGCGGGTCCCAGTTTGTTCCCCGTTTGTTCCCCGGGCAACAGGCCACCAACAGTCGCTCCAGCTCTCCAAACGTGTGTTTCAGCATAACAAACGAGCTAAAACcgaataaaacatgaatgaacgACCCTTTAATTAGTTTGAAAATGATACATTCACTACACTACAGTTTGTTGGGTAAAAGTTATATTACAGAGGCTGTAATGTTGGGAAGTGCAGTTTCATGTTGTGTTTTTTGACTTGCGTGTTGTAGGTGATGGACGTTGGAAGCCACGGAGAAGCTGATGACACAGATGATCTCCTCTGTGCTGGTCTGAATGCTTGTCTTAGACTTTTACTCTGATTCTGGATCAGTCTTGtcggtgtgggtggaggtgcatgCGCTTTAACTGAGCTTTAACTGAGCTTTAAAGGAGCCTGTCTATATACAAAGAACTGACGCTGTCGTTTAAGGTGCAGCGACTTCTAAATATAatcacacattattttgatcccaGATACCTCTGTGTTAACGTTCCATATTAACACTGTGTACTGCAGTAGTTCATGGGTTataatctgaccaatcacaacagCAATGGAGTGTCTTTTCAGTCTTTCATTTTGATGTTAGTTTCTGCCTGTTCTCTGTTCTCAGATGGTGTTGAAGAGGTGACCAGTGGTTTCTGTCTGGACCCAGCTGCTCTCTGCAGAGACCACTGCGATCTCCTGCTTGACGCCATCGATGATCAGCTCAGTAGGCTGCAGGTCAGATGGGAGGCCACTCACAATATTTCTTCCTTTCTGTTTCTTCATTGAAAAACTGCATTTCCAGCAATTAAATGAGTAAATGTTGATGTTGTGTAACACGTCACAAAGTCACTGGCTCAACACTACAGTGATAACGCAGCTGAAGTGTTGGGAACCAGCGTGCAGACATATTCACGTGTGTCTGGCTCACGCACACCTGGCACACCTGGTGAAGGCCTTGCTTGTCCAGTAAGGAAATAACACAATGTCTCTGGTTCCTAAAACTGGGACTAACCCCGTGACCTCCATAACAAAATGATAAAAGACATTTCTTTCAGGCAAAAGATCATTTGTTTGATCAGTTATATTAATACAAGGATGCTTTTGTGGGGTCTTATATCCCTGATTTGTGCCATATAGATACAAGCAGAGAATATGATCATTTAACCAGCAAATGTGTTAAAATTACCTTGTACACTTGCAAAAAAAGCATGAATGTGAAGTGGGTGAGAATGAGGATATTTACTGCAAAAGTTAAATTTCTAAATTTACGCTAAATTTCTGTTGTGTCCCTAGACTCCCCCGACCAAATGGAGGGAACGGCAAGACGGAGAACTTTCTCCACTCAGGTAGACTCAAGGCCTCTCAGGATCACGTTAGAAGATGGcggtgggcgtggcctgtgATCTGTGGGCGTgatctgtgggcgtgtcattggGACCAGTACCACGCTCATCACGTTTTCTCAtgctctcacctgtctcacacctgATTCAGCTCATTGAGCAGGTGTAGAACTCATCAACCTTTATGAGATGAGTGAGAATACAAAAATACACTGAGCTTGAGATCCAAGGACTCGGACTGGGAACCAGTGCCTTTCACTGGGTGTCAATTCTGCAGACTGTCCAGAATCTGGATACTtgaaaattttttattttaattggattttttttcctctgatttttgaaaataaatataatcTAAATCATTTTAGGATTATGCCCAAATTCAATATTTGTTTTAGGATATAGCACATGTGGTCTTTTTTAtatctttaaaattattttcaGTGCACCTCAGAAGCAGTAAGTCTATGATTAAAGACTCTGTCCTGAGCACCACGCCCCCTCCCACTGGCAACACTACCTCCACGCCCAACGAGTCAAACTCTGACCTCCCGGACACTTCCACAGGTAAAACAGGCCGATAATGGTCCCGTCCCAGGGTGCAATGCCTCCTGTAACGCCGAACCGTTGCCTGTTTCCCTGCCGTTACAGAGGTCACTATAAACATAGTGGAGCGAGGTGGCCAGCAAGAACGGGGCAGTGATCGTGTTCGCCTCTTTACTGCCCCCTCCTGGCAGACACTGGGAGCTGCAGGACCCGGTGGCTCGAAGACTGAGCAGTGTCTTTGGAGACTGGAACGACTGCTGGGAACTAccattggggtgtgtgtgtgtgtgtgtgtgtgtgtgtgtgtgtgtgtgtgtgtgtgatttcatcATTACATTAAGACATTACAATATTTGTTATATTATTTATGTATGACacatttcataattttttttttcattttatattattatgtatttttaaaGTGAAAGGTGAGGCAGATtatatgccccgcccccctgagggacgaacacaacacaacaacaggacaactgccactgtggacAAACAGTACAAACAGTACAACAGTATAACAAAGCTAAAATAGCATCTTTAATAGGTAAcaggggaagaggaggaagaggacgaggaagaggaggagagcgtGTGCACTGAAGACTTCAGCTCAAGATTCAGAGATGTGATGCTGGACGTTCCAGTGCCACGTTCAACTGGAACAGGTatgctgacctcagatcagtttCCAGTGACCATATAGATTAGGTCGatggggatgggggtggggtgggaacTGGTCTCAGTTCAGCATAAGGAAACGAGCTTCTGCCCAGGATTCAAATGACCTACAGGCCTGTTGTGGGATGATACTCATTTGAGTGTCCACAGATGTAATGGAGAAGTCTTAAAAGACTGGAGAGATTTTAATTATAATGAGTTGAACTGACAGGAATCAACCAGTAGGAGGCAGCATAGCTTTATGTACGTACCTTCTGAACTGGACCTTTATGAAATCatgattttcatttaaaagggtGCAACAATCTCTTTAAAAATGTTGGGTTTTTTGTCAGTGGGGGACCGTAGGGGCACAGTTAATGTATTTGAGTTAACTCAAAGTCAAGTTAATGTAGCTGTTATTCTTGATGGTTCTGTCCTAAGCCACAGAcagtctgagcagtgatactGTACGCGTTACTGAAGCCCAGATGGCAGGATATCTGAGCACAACACACAACCCCAGTAGGCATTCTTCACAAACGCCCAAACCCAGACCCCTAGCAGGTAGCTCCTGGCTTCATCTGTGAGCCAGACCTTCTCTGAGCTGTTTCTGTCGTTAAAATGAAGTAGATTTACTCATACTCACAGTGTCAGACAACAATAATATAGAGTAAAAATATACAGTGCATCAGAATAAACCATTTTCAGTGCTGTAGACGTAGGTACTGTGTTCATATAGATCTCTGAGCTTCTGTAGTTCCTCTGAGGAGGACAGACTTGTTCACCACAGACAGCGATCTGGACTCGCTGCACACAGAACAGGTACTATGGCATATTCAGCATACGCTGAACAGATGCTGTGTATAGTCTTGTGTTTGCTTCGGCATTAAAAGGCAGTGAACTTGTGAATTGCTTCAGAAAATGCAAAATGCATGAATATAATCACAATGCAACTGAAACTGTAGACAAGCAGCGTGTGTCTGGGTTTGAGGGACCAGTTGTGTGGTTCTGACTCACTGTAACGACCTCCATGGTAGGcagtgtgacctctgacctgagtGAGTGCTACATTCTTGTGGAAGTTATATATGACATGTTTTATGAATCTGGATATGAGTTTACGAGCGTGAATGGCAGTGAAACCTCTCTGCTTGTGTGACGTTACAGCGTGGGAAGGTCAGAACGGATCCTGTGATGAAGGACAAACACtcaggtaataataataaataataataatctttatttgtatagcacctttcatacatacatgcaactcaatgtgctttacagtataaataaaagaaacataaaaaggagaagacaaaaaggaaatgttagaagaaattaaagtaaaataacataaaatgtaaaaaagtaaagtaaacaatataataaaaaagtaaagtaaataaaactaaagtaaatataagaagataacaaaatattaaaattaaagataaaaagaaataattaaataaagtgacaaattataaaataatagactagagtttcttaactaaaagcagatctaaacagaaatgttttgagactgttcttgaaactattcagggattaaatgcctctgagctcttcaggaagagaattccagagctttgggccatagtgtctaaaagcaccctcgccaatctttaatcggcatctaggaatcaccagtagattactgtttgaagacctcagagacctgactggaacatatctaaccatcatttcactgaggtaaagaggggcaagaccatgaagacatttaaaaaccatgactagaaccttaaaatctatcctaaagctgacaggtaaccagtgcagtgagtggagtgcaggtgtaatatgatctctctttcacctgtgggtcagaacccttgcagccgcattctgaactctctgtaggtgcgaaatagagctctttggaagagcagacagaacagcgttacaataatctagccttgatgtgataaatgcatggacaagtttttcactgtcagcaggagtgagcatatctcggaccttagcaatgtttcgaaggtgaaaataagctgtcttgtatgtagtcatgatgtgtgatttgaagctgagctcattatcaaaggtgacgcccaggttcttaacacattgtctggcattcagattcatttgatttaaatatttaaacatcatttctttgtgaatcactgccaagaacaagaacttctgtcttctgtttatttaattgcagaaaattgtcagacatccatgtctgtatatcatctatgcagtcaaacagtgagcaaattgattttagggccttaggttctagagaaatgtaaagttgagtgtcatctgcatattgatgataactaataccatgtttattaatgatatgtggtaacggaagcatatataggttgaatagtaacggcccaagaattgatccttgggggacgccacaagttattttttgacgtgtggaggaagaggtacctaatgctacgtAGTAATCaagcccagttaggtacgatctaaaccagtctaagactaagccactaaggcctacccagctctgtagtcgatcaagaagaatttcatgatcaacCGTGTCAAAAGCAGTGCttaaatccagcagaaaaaggactgagagtttgcctgcatccgtattcaatctcaagtcatttactaccttaactagggctgtttcagtgctgtggagagctctgaaaccagattgaaaagtgtcatttatttgatttacttttacataatcattcaactggattgacacaactttttcaatgattttgctaagaaaggaaaggttagatataggtcgataattattgagaattgtgggatcaagatttctgttctttaatagtggtttaaccgttgctgtttttaaaaagttagggaattcacccaattgcagagactgattaacaatcgttagaacttcatttgctaatgagctcagaacctgcttgaaaaagcatgtaggtaaagggtccagttcacaagtagaggattttagtgatgagatcacatcaagtagtgttgtcaacttcttggaaataagacatattaaagttaggctgagtaactgatataagggttgatagtctattagtgcttgttgctatgttctgccttatactagtaatcttgtccctaaaaaatattgcaaactcatcacatttttcaactgaaacagtctcagggaagaaacaggaggtggggtttactagctgatctatacttctgaacaagacagccgagttattatttgatgaattgattaaggtagagaaatagtttttccttgctgatttcacttcactgttgtaattgtgcaatgttgttttataaatatcaaaatgtacttgcaattctgaccttcgccaacgtctctcagcctgcctacaatcttgcctaaattttacaatagaaggAGTGTAGATTAAACAGCGTGAATCTAATGTTATCAGACAAACTTGGGATACAAACTAAATCAATGAAAGTAAATCCAAAATATTGattctccctgtttctctctttctttgctctttcgttctgtgtgtgtgtgtgtgtgtgtgtgtgtgtgtgtgtgtgtgtgtgtgtgtgtgtgtgtgtgtgtgtgtgtgtgtgtgtgtgtgtgtgtgtgtgtgtgtgtgtgtgtgtgtgtgtgttagctctgATGAAGGGCAGGTTATAAGACTCGGTAGAAAGCTGAAAACTCCAACCAGAATTCAGCGAAAGAAGAAAAGGATCCAAAGCGAGAGGAACAACTACagcccaactccaccctctacacccactccaccctctacacccactccaccctctacatcccctccaccctctacatcccctccaccctctacacccactccaccatctacatcccctccaccctctacatcccctccaccctctacacccactccaccctctacatcccctccaccctctacacccactccaccctctacacccactccaccctctacatcccctccaccctctacacccactccaccctctacacccactccaccctctacatcccctccaccctctacacccactccaccctctacacccactccaccctctacaccctctacaccccctccaccctctacaccctctacacccactccaccctctacacccactccaccctctacaccccctccaccctctacaccccctccaccctctacaccccctccaccctctacacccactccaccctctacacccactccaccctctacatcccctccaccctctacacccactccaccctctacatcccctccaccctctacacccactccaccctctacatcccctccaccctctacacccactccaccctctacatcccctccaccctctacatcccctccaccctctacacccactccaccatctacaccccctccaccctctacaccccctccaccctctacatcccctccaccctctacacccactccaccctctacaccccctccaccctctacaccccctccaccctctacacccactccaccctctacatcccctccaccctctacttcccctccaccctctacatcccctccaccctctacaccctctccaccctctacacccactccaccctctacacccactccaccctctacaccctctccaccctctacatcccctccaccctctacatcccctccaccctctacacccactccaccctctacaccttctccaccctctacacccactccaccctctacatcccctccaccctctacatccactccaccctctacaccttctccaccctctacatcccctccaccctctacaccttctccaccctctacacccactccaccctctacacccactccaccctctacaccttctccaccctctacaccctctccacccccgtCACCCTCTGCAGCTGTGAGACATCGCCCGTCTTACACAGGCACTAGAGAACAGGTATCTAGTGACGTCTTTACTTTGGTCTCATTTTCCTGTtcatatttaataaattttagtaatgttgtgtgtgtgtgtgtgtggtggttagcccgcacccgcctacagcacgtagtgttaggtagacccgcacccgccttcagcaggtagtgttaggtagacccGCACCCGCCTTCAGCAGGTAGTGTTAGATAGACCCGCACCTgcctacagcaggtagtgttaggtagacccgcacccgcctacagcaggtagtgttgggtagacccgcacccgcctacagcaggtagtgttaggtagacACGCCTACAGCAGGTGGAGTTAGGGAGACCCACCTACAGTAGGAGGAGTTAGGGATCAGGTCACTCCCCCCAGCACACCGGCTTTCCTTTCTACGTGCCTTCTGAATAGCATGTGACGTGAATACAGAGCCCTGTTCCCTAATGTGGGATGGGTCAGGACTTAAACTGGTGCTACACCATTCAAACACTTCAATCAGCACCTGTGTGTCATAACCTGTGTATCATAAACAAGACATTACTCCCATATTCCTTGATAAACACAAGCTGAAACACTGAACCGTTTGCACTAAAACAATCTGCCACCAATTTAGCACCAGTATCTTCCCCAGCCACATCAACCCACCTGTCCTGACTCTGGTGTCTCCTGTGCTGGTGTGTATGACGTGAACAGAAGGCGGAGAGCACGACCATGCTCCTAAATCAGAGCTTGAAGCAGTCAAAGTGGGAGATCCGAGACCTGAGAGCAGTGCTTGCAGAGTCTGAGCGGgtccacaagggggcagcagGGAGGCAGGAGCAACAGAGCAGGAGCTGGGCTCAGGATATTCTCATGGAATGTGTGGCTACAGGAGCTGCTGACAGCCAATGGCATGCCTGCACACaccaagcccctcccacccagGTAAATATatacctgtgtatgtgtgttaatgaCCATCCTTGTCTTTAACGTTGTAGTGAGAGtgtgctaaccctaaccttgGCACTACATTAGGTACACAAGCCATTATACCTACACTGAACACATTAGGCACGGCTCTTTTCTAAATGCCTTTCGTAAGTGTGTAAATACACAGTGCAGCTCATCATTTGGTTTGCACTATATCACTTCTACCCTGTTCAAatgctaaatgtaaatgtgccatattttgtcaattttgatttttttcaccgcaatcgaaatttgtcctcctcttttaacccatttgtgcagttagaacacacacacacacacacactagtgattactagggggctgtggatcacacgtgcccagagcggtgggcagccctagcccagcgcccggggagcagttggggttaggtgccttgctcaagggtacctcagtcatggcctcaggtctgggaatcgaacccatgaccctccggtcacaagaccagttccctatcacaggaccatgactgccccttaaCCGTACAAgtcttgtttctctgctcttGCCGTCACTTGCcgccctagtaatcactagtgtgtgtgtgtgttctaactgcacaggtgggttaaaagcggaggacaaatttcgattgcggtgtaaaaaatcacaattgacaaaatatggcacatttacattttatttacaaatgTTTGCCAACTGTGATGAGCTAAAATTACTAGCACATCCTTCTGACTTTTGTTTTACAGGAAGCGTGCGGCTACAGGAGTCGATTTTGATGATGGAGATGATGCGTAATCTCTTCATGCTTATGAAATAACatgaaatgttccagttttaatCCACCAACACTA
The genomic region above belongs to Brachyhypopomus gauderio isolate BG-103 chromosome 3, BGAUD_0.2, whole genome shotgun sequence and contains:
- the LOC143509493 gene encoding uncharacterized protein LOC143509493 isoform X4 yields the protein MISSVGCRLPRPNGGNGKTENFLHSVHLRSSKSMIKDSVLSTTPPPTGNTTSTPNESNSDLPDTSTEVTINIVERGGQQERGSDRVRLFTAPSWQTLGAAGPGGSKTEQCLWRLERLLGTTIGVTGEEEEEDEEEEESVCTEDFSSRFRDVMLDVPVPRSTGTAWEGQNGSCDEGQTLSSDEGQVIRLGRKLKTPTRIQRKKKRIQSERNNYSPTPPSTPTPPSTPTPPSTSPPPSTSPPPSTPTPPSTSPPPSTSPPPSTPTPPSTSPPPSTPTPPSTPTPPSTSPPPSTPTPPSTPTPPSTSPPPSTPTPPSTPTPPSTPSTPPPPSTPSTPTPPSTPTPPSTPPPPSTPPPPSTPPPPSTPTPPSTPTPPSTSPPPSTPTPPSTSPPPSTPTPPSTSPPPSTPTPPSTSPPPSTSPPPSTPTPPSTPPPPSTPPPPSTSPPPSTPTPPSTPPPPSTPPPPSTPTPPSTSPPPSTSPPPSTSPPPSTPSPPSTPTPPSTPTPPSTPSPPSTSPPPSTSPPPSTPTPPSTPSPPSTPTPPSTSPPPSTSTPPSTPSPPSTSPPPSTPSPPSTPTPPSTPTPPSTPSPPSTPSPPPSPSAAVRHRPSYTGTREQKAESTTMLLNQSLKQSKWEIRDLRAVLAESERVHKGAAGRQEQQSRSWAQDILMECVATGAADSQWHACTHQAPPTQVNIYLCMCVNDHPCL